A window of the Diabrotica undecimpunctata isolate CICGRU chromosome 1, icDiaUnde3, whole genome shotgun sequence genome harbors these coding sequences:
- the Klp61F gene encoding kinesin-like protein KIF11, with product MSSMTQKRKTPQHLQNVKVVVRIRPLSKQEEDQNVKSIVTTHTHRELVLKEKKYSFDRVFKSTATQIELYLHVIAPLIQDVVEGYNCTVFAYGQTGTGKTYTMTGEKCNLVGNWREDVHAGVIPRAAFHIFHELDKLSNVDVNVKVSYIELYNEEIRDLLSDNENILQMYSDNKGSVTIHGLTEISVHNGEGICKYLQRGIVKRQIAPTLMNHQSSRSHTVFTISINTRETTICGDDILKAGKINLVDLAGSENIAKSGCKEIRAVELANINKSLLTLGRVIHALADKSNKHVPYRDSKLTRILQDSLGGHTKTAIIATVSPALNSHEETSSTLEYASRARDIKNTPIVNEKMTKNEVIEGLVKEIDRLQKDLDAARSGTGFYVNKENFDKMIDAIVAVTGEHITADELMDRKAERIKNLEDRLYSRMREFDETVEQCKKHKEELENAMAMIKEQDDILEQEKFLSKWFEDQTSEKLEEAHKLLSATKTLHSEKEILLAKLEHQFNINVSNQKLTHTAVSNAVHMLDEFGSQECKRIKLSEKKGKEQVEKNVLELQRNFHDTSNSIKKLPEDCETRIREYKNGFSIKKTISVKSKYYLDTMREKTRVVEDVLSQYAQQLDLVKSEIPKMEQSYRQNSIKYFDEAMTLIKSSDNITSGINSEQTRRYYENLNQTEKTLTERIKENESLIALLQKRIEEDSIILKRIQVDRGNVANAEEKTRECILERANNLEKLAKEALEGLQSCYQLPNLIAIQDAKMQELHAVIQEFEDKLNEISSVLNKKHEEITEHTIETFNTSISNTCKSIEEAMDEKINNLLNSVDMVIGKTDTVESFTKFICHMKEVLIQQILEKNVKAKHVGDTPVRQSTSYPLRIKEVAPREALIEKFKQSTAQKIEEGDIDY from the exons ATGTCGAGTATGACGCAAAAAAGAAAAACTCCTCAGCACTTACAAAATGTGAAAGTGGTAGTGAGAATTAG GCCTTTAAGTAAACAAGAGGAGGATCAAAATGTAAAGAGTATTGTAACGACTCATACTCACAGAGAATTAGTTCTTAAGGAGAAAAAGTATAGTTTTGACAGAGTTTTCAAATCAACAGCTACACAAATTGAATTGTATTTGCATGTTATTGCCCCTTTGATTCAAGATGTGGTTGAAGGATATAATTGTACTGTGTTTGCATATGGACAAACTGGTACTGGAAAAACTTATACTATGACTGGAGAAAAATGCAATCTAGTTGGAAATTGGAGGGAG gaTGTACATGCAGGTGTAATTCCCAGAGCAGCTTTTCATATTTTTCATGAACTTGACAAATTGTCCAATGTAGATGTAAACGTTAAAGTTTCATACATTGAATTATATAATGAAGAGATTAGAGATCTATTAAGTGACAATGAGAATATTTTACA GATGTACAGCGACAACAAGGGGTCAGTAACAATTCATGGCTTAACAGAAATTTCTGTTCACAATGGCGAaggtatttgtaaatatttgcaACGAGGTATTGTTAAGAGACAAATAGCTCCAACGCTCATGAATCATCAGAGTTCAAGATCTCATACAGTCTTCACAATTTCAATAAATACCAGAGAAACCACTATATGTGGCGATGACATTTTAAAAGCCGGAAAAATAAATCTAGTAGATCTAGCTGGTAGCGAAAATATAGCAAAATCTGGATGTAAAGAAATAAGAGCTGTGGAACTTGCAAATATAAATAA GTCGCTGTTGACCCTTGGACGAGTTATACATGCCTTAGCTGACAAATCTAATAAACACGTACCCTATAGGGACTCAAAATTGACGAGAATCCTGCAGGATTCTCTAGGAGGACACACGAAGACTGCTATAATTGCTACAGTATCCCCAGCCTTAAATTCACACGAGGAGACCTCAAGTACTCTAGAATACGCTTCCAGGGCCAGAGATATTAAAAATACTCCTATAGTTAATGAAAAAATGACAAAGAATGAGGTGATTGAAGGTTTGGTAAAGGAAATTGACAG attacaGAAAGATTTGGATGCTGCAAGATCAGGAACAGGCTTTTATGTAAACAAGGAGAACTTTGATAAAATGATAGACGCTATTGTAGCGGTAACAGGAGAACATATCACAGCAGATGAGTTGATGGACAGGAAAGCAGAGAGAATTAAAAACTTag aggATCGTTTGTATTCCAGAATGAGGGAATTCGATGAAACTGTAGAACAATGCAAAAAACACAAGGAAGAGTTAGAAAACGCGATGGCCATGATAAAAGAGCAAGACGATATACTCGAACAAGAAAAATTCCTCTCAAAATGGTTCGAAGATCAAACCAGCGAAAAATTAGAAGAGGCGCACAAGCTACTCTCGGCAACCAAAACTTTGCATAGTGAAAAAGAAATATTATTGGCTAAATTGGAACATCAATTTAACATAAATGTTTCTAATCAAAAACTCACACACACTGCTGTTTCAAATGCCGTACATATGTTAGACGAATTTGGAAGTCAGGAATGTAAACGAATCAAACTGTCTGAAAAGAAAGGCAAAGAACAAGTTGAAAAAAACGTTCTTGAGTTGCAGAGAAATTTCCATGATACTTCCAACTCGATTAAGAAGTTACCGGAGGATTGTGAGACCAGAATACGAGAATACAAAAATGGGTTTTCCATCAAAAAGACCATATCAGTGAAATCGAAATATTACCTAGATACAATGAGGGAGAAAACTAGGGTCGTAGAAGATGTTCTATCCCAATATGCACAACAACTTGATTTGGTTAAATCGGAGATTCCTAAGATGGAACAAAGCTACAGACAAAACTCAATAAAA taCTTTGATGAAGCAATGACGTTAATTAAATCATCTGACAATATAACTAGCGGTATAAATTCCGAACAAACTAGAAGGTATTACGAGAATCTTAATCAGACAGAAAAAACATTGACAGAAAGGATTAAAGAAAACGAATCTTTAATAGCCCTATTGCAGAAGAGAATAGAAGAAGACAGTATTATATTAAAAAGGATACAAGTAGATAGAGGCAATGTTGCTAATGCTGAAGAGAAGACAAGAGAATGTATTTTAGAAAGGGCCAATAATCTGGAGAAATTAGCAAAAGAAGCACTAGAAGGG ctgCAGAGCTGTTACCAGCTACCTAATTTAATTGCAATACAAGATGCCAAAATGCAAGAGCTACACGCTGTGATACAAGAATTTGAAGATAAATTGAATGAGATTTCTTCGGTTCTAAATAAAAAACATGAAGAA ATTACAGAACACACAATAGAGACGTTTAATACATCAATATCAAACACCTGCAAAAGTATAGAAGAAGCGATGGatgaaaaaattaacaatttgttAAATAGTGTAGATATGGTGATAGGAAAAACTGATACAGTGGAATCGTTCACAAAGTTCATCTGTCATATGAAAGAA